The Hyphomonas sediminis genome contains a region encoding:
- a CDS encoding type II secretion system protein N encodes MKLFGADGAARLPYASLGRTALEAALALTTGLLLARFAWVIAAPGNGMSSNAPLLTAAQTAPQASSNLALLTHSDPFSQSAAFNEAAVPTSLNLKIAGLRWSSNEHTASSAVIILPDNSQKRVAPGELIVSGAVLDSVAADRVFLRYNGQLQELLLSDPSKPLFGNGAPSAASTAAAPQAPATRVATAPAPAQQVTPALLLTDVDLTPELRNGAVAGYRLSSRGQGYFEAAGLESGDLVLRVNGASIEGMGPEAIQSAVMSSEMIALDVVRKGAIVRLRLSPDSGLAQ; translated from the coding sequence ATGAAACTTTTCGGAGCAGACGGCGCCGCACGCCTTCCCTACGCCTCCCTCGGTCGCACAGCGCTGGAGGCGGCACTCGCGCTGACAACCGGATTGCTGCTCGCCCGCTTTGCCTGGGTGATCGCTGCGCCCGGCAACGGCATGTCCAGCAACGCCCCCCTCCTCACAGCAGCGCAGACTGCGCCGCAAGCCTCCTCCAACCTCGCCCTCCTCACCCATTCAGATCCGTTCAGCCAGTCTGCCGCATTTAACGAGGCCGCTGTTCCGACATCACTGAATCTCAAGATCGCCGGCCTGCGCTGGTCCAGCAATGAGCACACCGCCAGCAGCGCCGTCATCATCCTGCCGGACAACAGCCAGAAGCGCGTCGCCCCCGGCGAACTGATCGTCTCCGGCGCAGTCCTCGACTCTGTCGCTGCAGACCGCGTTTTCCTGCGCTACAATGGCCAGCTTCAGGAATTGCTCCTCAGCGATCCGTCGAAGCCGCTCTTCGGCAATGGCGCGCCCTCGGCTGCCTCCACGGCCGCTGCGCCGCAAGCGCCGGCTACCCGCGTCGCCACTGCGCCTGCTCCCGCCCAGCAAGTTACACCCGCCCTCCTCCTGACAGATGTCGATCTCACGCCAGAACTGCGCAACGGCGCGGTCGCCGGCTACCGCCTGTCGTCCCGCGGGCAGGGCTATTTCGAAGCAGCCGGTCTTGAATCCGGCGATCTCGTGCTGCGCGTCAACGGCGCCAGCATTGAAGGCATGGGCCCGGAGGCGATCCAGTCCGCTGTCATGTCTTCCGAAATGATTGCGCTCGATGTTGTCCGCAAAGGCGCAATCGTCCGCCTACGCCTCTCTCCTGACTCCGGCCTCGCTCAATGA
- the gspD gene encoding type II secretion system secretin GspD — MKNHILIAAAAAISASQLAAAQAPAPSQDRHVLNLEDVELNTLIEDISTLTGYTFIIHPDVRKARVSVVSQTPMSTQELFQVFLTTLRIQGFAAVPAGKDTYRILPRAIASTEAPMSGPGANAFITEVIKLDRANAMEAAQMIKPLLDSQGQVVANASTNTLVVVDYASNLERVRNIIDTLDRDQTIIETVPLVNVPAAEMETVLTRLQGEATGQQTQTAARFSAVASLTSNAIILRGDASSVERARRVAMELDATNPQRDSVRVITLNYADAAEVVPILERVANSMAMQRSPSETAPVAQTIAHHGPTNSLVISANPETILAMERVVSALDVRRPQVMVEAIIVEMSDDTTRELGLQFLLSGTDGNVPFASTNFSRAAPNLLALTGALVTDAFSDISTANPFREAAISSLTGSSGLTLGFGGQSGDTLFGAILNAVEDDTSSRILSTPFGMTLNNATSALIVGQEIPITTGQVLGDANSNPFRTVERKDVGIQLEVTPRIGENDTVRLDIRQEVSSVFGSVGTVTPDLILDKREIRASVLADNGEIIVLGGLVEQTDTVRDTKVPVLGDIPVAGRLFRSEGKGGTRRNLMVFIRPTIVRSKEDAKSITNQKYLYVQAEELMRDPAPGTTIDKFVREVLGNGGPASQAVQPPQ, encoded by the coding sequence ATGAAAAATCACATCCTGATTGCGGCAGCTGCCGCTATTTCTGCGTCCCAGCTCGCGGCGGCGCAGGCGCCCGCCCCCAGCCAGGACCGTCACGTTCTGAACCTGGAAGATGTTGAGCTGAACACGCTCATCGAAGACATCTCCACCCTGACGGGCTACACCTTCATCATCCATCCGGATGTTCGCAAGGCGCGTGTGTCGGTCGTCTCGCAAACGCCGATGTCCACGCAGGAGCTGTTTCAGGTTTTCCTGACGACGCTTCGCATCCAGGGCTTCGCCGCCGTGCCCGCCGGCAAGGACACCTACCGCATCCTGCCGCGCGCCATCGCATCCACGGAAGCGCCCATGTCCGGCCCCGGAGCAAACGCCTTCATCACCGAAGTGATCAAGCTCGACCGCGCCAACGCGATGGAAGCGGCACAGATGATCAAGCCGCTGCTGGATTCGCAAGGCCAGGTCGTCGCCAATGCCAGCACAAACACGCTGGTCGTGGTGGATTATGCGTCCAACCTCGAGCGCGTCCGCAACATCATCGATACGTTGGACCGCGATCAGACGATCATCGAAACCGTTCCGCTGGTGAACGTTCCTGCCGCGGAAATGGAAACGGTCCTGACCCGCCTCCAGGGCGAGGCGACCGGCCAGCAGACGCAGACAGCTGCGCGCTTCTCCGCCGTCGCCTCGCTCACCAGCAACGCCATCATCCTGCGCGGCGATGCGTCGTCGGTGGAGCGCGCCAGGCGCGTCGCCATGGAACTGGACGCCACCAACCCACAGCGCGATTCCGTGCGCGTCATCACACTGAACTATGCCGACGCCGCCGAAGTCGTCCCGATCCTGGAGCGCGTCGCCAACAGCATGGCAATGCAGCGCTCGCCATCGGAAACTGCGCCCGTCGCCCAGACGATCGCGCACCACGGGCCCACCAACTCGCTGGTCATCAGCGCCAACCCGGAAACCATCCTGGCGATGGAGCGGGTCGTCTCCGCGCTCGACGTGCGCCGCCCGCAGGTGATGGTGGAAGCGATCATCGTGGAAATGTCGGACGACACGACCCGTGAACTCGGCCTCCAGTTCCTGCTCTCGGGCACGGACGGCAATGTGCCCTTCGCCTCGACCAATTTCTCCCGCGCCGCGCCAAATCTTCTGGCGCTCACCGGCGCGCTGGTCACGGATGCCTTCAGCGACATCTCGACCGCCAACCCCTTCCGGGAAGCGGCAATCAGCTCACTGACGGGTTCATCCGGCCTCACACTCGGCTTCGGTGGTCAGTCCGGTGATACGCTCTTTGGCGCCATCCTGAATGCGGTCGAAGACGATACCTCCTCGCGCATCCTTTCCACGCCCTTCGGTATGACGCTGAACAACGCGACATCCGCCCTCATCGTCGGTCAGGAAATTCCGATCACGACAGGTCAGGTTCTGGGCGACGCCAACTCGAATCCTTTCCGCACGGTCGAGCGCAAGGATGTCGGTATTCAGCTCGAAGTCACTCCGCGCATTGGTGAGAATGATACCGTTCGCCTCGACATCCGCCAGGAGGTCTCCAGTGTATTTGGCAGTGTCGGCACGGTCACGCCCGATCTGATCCTGGACAAGCGCGAAATCCGCGCCAGCGTACTGGCCGACAATGGCGAGATCATCGTACTCGGCGGCCTCGTCGAGCAGACCGATACCGTCCGTGACACCAAGGTTCCGGTGCTCGGCGACATTCCCGTCGCCGGCCGCCTCTTCCGTTCGGAAGGTAAAGGCGGAACGCGCCGCAATCTCATGGTTTTCATCCGTCCGACCATCGTCCGCTCGAAGGAAGACGCCAAATCCATCACCAATCAGAAATACCTCTACGTTCAGGCAGAGGAACTGATGCGCGACCCGGCACCCGGTACTACGATCGACAAATTCGTCCGCGAAGTGCTGGGCAATGGCGGCCCGGCTTCCCAAGCGGTCCAACCGCCGCAATAA
- a CDS encoding GspE/PulE family protein, which produces MLRDQVTYAFARDKGIVVIPGRDGLTFAVREGADPIAMTEARRVVGVPAHLEAMNSVQFERQLSDSFGQSRLDGSAAEAAAGSGGDLESLFDGLPQTEDLLAGDTDAPIITLINGLLQDAIRRRASDVHIDPFEDKLSVRYRIDGELQEVFTASRRVAAPLVSRIKVMSRLDIAEKRMPQDGRISLTLGGRALDVRVATLPTRYGERVALRILDTRQALMGLETLGMDEDTERRFRAALSEPNGVILVTGPTGSGKTTTLYSALAQLNTGRVNIMTLEDPVEYGLDGISQTPMDHKVGLTFAATLRSILRNDPNIVMVGEIRDVETAEVALEFALTGRLALSTIHTNSSAGAITRLRDMGVESFLLASTLRAVLAQRLIRRLCPHCKEAYSPPPELLQRLGLEGRTDLTLYRHVGCPACGHTGYEGRLGVYELLVIDTAIRRMIHDGATEEDIERTAFAKSDMLFQNGLRHVLIGASSAEELLHVCRREAWFGGSV; this is translated from the coding sequence ATGCTACGCGATCAGGTCACCTACGCTTTTGCCCGCGACAAGGGCATCGTCGTAATTCCCGGCAGGGACGGCCTGACCTTTGCTGTGCGCGAAGGCGCTGATCCAATCGCAATGACGGAGGCACGCCGGGTTGTCGGCGTTCCGGCGCATCTGGAAGCCATGAACTCGGTGCAGTTTGAGCGCCAACTGTCAGACAGTTTCGGCCAGTCGCGGCTCGATGGCAGCGCCGCGGAAGCCGCTGCCGGGTCTGGCGGGGATCTTGAAAGCCTGTTCGATGGTCTTCCGCAAACGGAAGACCTTCTTGCGGGCGATACCGATGCACCGATCATCACCCTCATCAACGGCTTGCTGCAGGACGCGATCCGGCGCCGCGCGTCCGATGTTCACATCGATCCCTTTGAGGACAAGCTGTCCGTTCGTTACCGCATAGACGGCGAACTTCAGGAAGTATTCACCGCATCGCGCCGCGTGGCTGCGCCGCTCGTATCGCGCATCAAGGTGATGAGCCGGCTGGACATCGCCGAAAAGCGCATGCCCCAGGATGGCCGCATCTCCCTAACGCTCGGCGGCCGGGCCCTCGATGTCCGCGTCGCCACACTGCCGACGCGCTATGGCGAGCGTGTTGCGCTGCGCATCCTCGACACGCGTCAGGCGCTCATGGGTCTTGAAACGCTGGGCATGGACGAAGACACCGAGCGCCGCTTTCGCGCCGCCCTGAGTGAGCCTAATGGCGTGATCCTCGTCACCGGCCCCACAGGCTCCGGAAAGACCACGACGCTCTACTCTGCTCTTGCTCAGCTCAATACGGGCCGCGTCAACATCATGACGCTGGAAGATCCCGTCGAGTATGGCCTCGATGGCATCAGCCAGACCCCGATGGATCACAAGGTCGGCCTGACCTTCGCTGCCACCCTGCGCTCCATCCTGCGTAACGATCCCAACATCGTCATGGTTGGCGAGATCCGGGATGTCGAAACCGCCGAAGTCGCGCTGGAATTTGCGCTGACGGGCCGTCTCGCCCTCTCCACCATCCACACCAACAGTTCGGCTGGTGCCATCACTCGCCTGCGGGATATGGGCGTGGAAAGCTTCCTGCTCGCCTCCACATTGCGCGCTGTGCTGGCCCAGCGCCTCATCCGGCGCCTCTGCCCGCATTGCAAGGAAGCCTACAGCCCGCCGCCCGAGCTGCTTCAGCGCCTCGGCCTTGAAGGGCGCACGGACTTGACACTCTACCGGCATGTTGGCTGCCCGGCTTGCGGCCACACCGGCTATGAAGGCCGCCTTGGCGTTTATGAGCTTCTGGTGATCGACACCGCCATTCGCCGCATGATCCATGACGGCGCCACCGAAGAAGACATTGAACGGACGGCTTTTGCGAAATCTGATATGCTGTTCCAGAACGGATTGCGGCATGTGCTGATCGGCGCCTCCAGCGCTGAAGAGTTGTTGCACGTATGCCGCCGGGAGGCGTGGTTCGGTGGCAGCGTTTGA
- the gspF gene encoding type II secretion system inner membrane protein GspF: MAAFEYKALTADGKRTSGVISADTARAARRELRDRQLTPVSVSEARGEKAAGFAGAGRLKEKDRTLLTRQLAVLVSSGMTIEQALTAAAGDSDASPQRSLLLGVRSQVMEGATLAEAMRGAPRAFPPLYRAVVSSGEASGRLGLVLDQLATHLERSYRLRTLVQSAMIYPAILGVMATLMVTALMVWVVPKLVEQFAMLGAAELPPLTQFVIALSQFVRDWGLIVLVLILASIYLSSIVLKMTLWKRRWDALLLRLPFFGDLIRKVAAARFARIHATMSSAGATVLESLSGARNAMGNLVFRDAADQILETVQRGGALSSAMKSTGVFPPMMVHMVASGEAARNVPAMMNRAADFMEDEFETATNVALGLLEPVIIILLGGIVGTIVLSIMLPIMQLNTLALG; the protein is encoded by the coding sequence GTGGCAGCGTTTGAATACAAGGCCCTGACGGCGGACGGTAAGCGCACCAGCGGCGTGATCTCCGCTGATACCGCCCGCGCTGCCCGCCGGGAGCTGCGCGACCGTCAGCTCACCCCCGTTTCGGTGTCTGAAGCGCGCGGTGAAAAGGCCGCCGGTTTTGCCGGCGCGGGCCGCCTCAAGGAGAAGGATCGCACCCTCCTCACCCGCCAGCTTGCCGTGCTGGTCTCCTCCGGCATGACCATTGAGCAGGCCCTCACCGCTGCGGCAGGCGACAGCGATGCCTCGCCCCAGCGCAGCCTGCTCCTCGGCGTCCGATCTCAGGTCATGGAAGGCGCCACCCTGGCCGAAGCCATGCGCGGCGCGCCGCGCGCCTTCCCGCCCCTCTATCGGGCCGTGGTCTCGTCGGGTGAAGCGTCTGGCCGGCTCGGCCTCGTGCTGGATCAGCTCGCCACCCACCTTGAGCGCAGTTACCGCCTGCGCACCCTGGTCCAGTCAGCGATGATCTATCCGGCCATCCTCGGGGTCATGGCGACGCTCATGGTCACCGCGCTCATGGTCTGGGTCGTCCCCAAGCTTGTCGAGCAGTTTGCCATGCTCGGCGCCGCCGAGTTGCCGCCGTTGACGCAGTTCGTGATCGCGCTGTCCCAGTTTGTCCGCGATTGGGGCCTGATTGTCCTCGTTTTGATACTGGCGAGTATCTATTTGTCCTCAATCGTCCTCAAAATGACACTGTGGAAACGCCGCTGGGATGCCTTGCTCCTGCGCCTGCCTTTCTTCGGGGATCTCATCCGCAAAGTCGCCGCCGCCCGCTTCGCCCGGATCCACGCGACCATGTCCAGCGCCGGCGCCACCGTCCTCGAAAGCCTCTCCGGCGCCCGTAATGCCATGGGAAACCTGGTGTTTCGGGATGCTGCCGATCAGATCCTGGAAACCGTCCAGCGCGGCGGCGCATTGTCCAGCGCCATGAAATCCACAGGCGTCTTTCCGCCCATGATGGTCCACATGGTCGCCAGCGGTGAAGCGGCCCGGAATGTACCCGCCATGATGAACCGCGCCGCCGATTTCATGGAAGACGAATTCGAAACCGCCACCAATGTGGCCCTCGGTCTGCTCGAACCTGTGATCATCATCCTGCTCGGCGGTATTGTCGGCACAATCGTGCTCTCGATCATGCTACCGATCATGCAGCTCAACACTCTCGCCCTCGGATAA
- the gspG gene encoding type II secretion system major pseudopilin GspG, with product MSPETEATTTDRRRKQAGFSLVELMVVVFIMGLLATLIIVNVAPVGDRSRVTKARADVANLENALEQYSLDLYTYPSSEQGLAALSAPPPGVDATLYRPGGYIRRVQNDPWGNPYQYAFPGTRSGGRFDVFSFGADGKPGGEGNDADIGNWE from the coding sequence ATGTCGCCTGAAACTGAAGCAACCACGACAGATCGTCGCCGCAAGCAGGCCGGCTTTTCGCTGGTGGAACTGATGGTGGTCGTGTTCATCATGGGCCTCCTGGCGACGCTCATCATTGTCAATGTCGCGCCAGTCGGCGACCGTTCACGCGTCACCAAGGCCCGCGCCGATGTCGCCAATCTGGAAAATGCCCTCGAGCAGTACAGCCTGGACCTCTACACCTACCCATCCAGCGAGCAGGGCCTCGCTGCCCTCTCCGCGCCGCCTCCTGGCGTGGATGCAACGCTCTACCGCCCTGGCGGCTACATTCGCCGCGTTCAGAACGACCCCTGGGGCAATCCCTACCAGTACGCCTTCCCTGGCACGCGGTCCGGTGGGCGATTTGACGTATTCTCCTTCGGCGCGGACGGCAAACCCGGCGGCGAAGGCAACGACGCCGACATCGGAAACTGGGAATAG
- a CDS encoding prepilin-type N-terminal cleavage/methylation domain-containing protein, with amino-acid sequence MHHENLHLKQGTSRLRNAHPEAGLSLVEVMVTLSIVAVATSLIVLTLPRAQPQKQAVGLLREALERTSERALITGQPSGMVFEQGRYSPAIWQDETWRLIGSQNLPAGMSILIDGEPLRAADATEAPVPAVIFDPLGHTPPVTIDLVRNDFVTRLTLGADGKVAVDMPS; translated from the coding sequence TTGCACCATGAAAATCTCCATCTGAAACAGGGAACTTCAAGGCTGCGCAACGCGCATCCTGAGGCTGGCCTGTCCCTGGTGGAAGTCATGGTTACGCTGTCCATCGTGGCGGTCGCTACATCGCTGATCGTGCTGACCCTTCCGCGCGCGCAACCACAGAAACAAGCTGTCGGCCTTCTGCGCGAAGCGCTGGAAAGAACCTCCGAGCGCGCGCTGATCACCGGCCAGCCATCCGGCATGGTTTTCGAGCAAGGACGGTACTCGCCTGCCATCTGGCAAGATGAAACCTGGCGCCTGATCGGTAGTCAAAACCTTCCGGCCGGAATGTCCATCCTGATCGATGGCGAACCCCTGCGTGCGGCAGACGCCACTGAAGCGCCAGTCCCTGCCGTGATCTTTGATCCACTGGGCCACACGCCGCCAGTCACCATCGATCTTGTGCGCAATGACTTCGTCACGCGCCTGACCCTTGGTGCCGACGGCAAAGTCGCCGTGGATATGCCGTCATGA
- the gspI gene encoding type II secretion system minor pseudopilin GspI, whose protein sequence is MKAQQGFSLMEALVALAVFSTAAVGLLTLNTNSVRISAELGDRALARQVAENIAVDTITNPQLQVVGRSVGTEVQRKRSYTWERVVSPAPRDDLIQIEIRVRAEDAEAVLGTVSLLHRVEPAA, encoded by the coding sequence ATGAAGGCTCAGCAGGGCTTCTCACTGATGGAGGCGCTTGTCGCGCTGGCTGTCTTTTCGACAGCCGCAGTTGGACTTTTGACCCTCAATACCAACAGCGTACGCATCAGCGCTGAGCTCGGCGACCGGGCGCTCGCGCGGCAAGTCGCTGAAAATATTGCCGTCGACACGATCACAAACCCGCAACTCCAGGTCGTTGGCAGATCAGTCGGCACCGAAGTCCAGCGCAAGAGGTCCTACACCTGGGAGCGCGTCGTTTCACCCGCGCCCAGAGACGACCTCATACAAATAGAAATCCGCGTTCGCGCGGAAGACGCAGAGGCTGTGCTAGGTACAGTGTCCCTGCTGCACAGGGTGGAGCCGGCGGCATGA
- the gspJ gene encoding type II secretion system minor pseudopilin GspJ codes for MTDARASQSGISLVETLIALFIIALLSTAGGVMLIQSLRGSRLVEERGTQAREIQTALSMLRDDFAAFVPRASRADGSADQATLFEGHAVRFDGRIVTFVRNGWANPGEHPRGDLQRVEYRFDSGALVRRSWSTPDAAPGSRISDQTLIADLQDISVRYGTLDTWRNDWIVPASSQDQTTPDKIELTFRFGEADEMTARFRIGRRL; via the coding sequence ATGACCGATGCCCGCGCCTCTCAGTCCGGCATATCGCTGGTCGAAACGCTGATCGCGCTGTTCATCATCGCGCTGCTGTCTACCGCTGGCGGCGTCATGTTGATCCAGTCTTTGCGAGGCAGCAGGCTGGTCGAGGAACGCGGCACGCAGGCCCGCGAAATTCAAACAGCGCTCTCGATGTTGAGAGACGACTTTGCCGCCTTTGTGCCCCGCGCGAGCCGCGCCGATGGTTCGGCTGATCAGGCCACCTTGTTTGAAGGACATGCCGTGCGGTTTGATGGCCGCATCGTTACATTTGTTCGTAATGGCTGGGCCAATCCGGGCGAGCATCCGCGCGGAGACTTGCAGCGCGTGGAATATCGCTTTGACAGCGGCGCCCTTGTGCGGCGCTCATGGAGCACGCCGGACGCTGCTCCAGGAAGCAGGATTTCAGACCAGACGCTGATCGCAGACCTGCAGGATATATCGGTGCGCTATGGCACTTTGGATACCTGGCGAAATGACTGGATCGTGCCGGCCTCCTCGCAGGATCAGACGACACCCGACAAAATTGAACTGACATTCCGTTTTGGAGAGGCGGACGAAATGACTGCGCGTTTCCGCATTGGACGACGCC